The nucleotide window AATTCACGTCCGGAAATTTCTCCAGGACGCGATGAAAATTTTCAAAGCCCAGGTTGTAAGCGCCATGCTCGAAGTGGAGCAGCACAGGAACGCGGTACTCTCTGGCCAGCTCGGCGATTTGAATCATCGACGGCCCATCGCAAGGCACCTTGAACTTTTGCTCGGCAATACCCACCGCACCCAGCTTGAGGTACTTCTCAATCTCCCCGCGCGCCTCCGGGATATCCGGCAACTCATTCGCGCAGAAGGAAAACTCCTTGGGATGCGCTCGACAAAAATCTACCACGGTCTGATTTCCACCACACTGGGCCGCCAGCCCATGGAGCCGTCCGGCCGGGAGCAGAATGGAATGTTGAATCCCCATTGCACGCTGATGCCGCAACATCGCTTCATCAGTGCGGGCGTGGTAGTGGGTGTGCTGATGGATATCCACAATTCCATACTCATTCCCACCTAACCCCTTAGCCTCGGCCGATGTCTCGGCCTCGGCTTGGGCGGCACGCTCCGCCAAGGGAATCGCCGCCACTGCCAAGGCAGATGCTACCAGGAATTCACGACGATCACCGGATTTTTGAAGAAGACGCATTCTGCCTCAAGATACTAATCGTTCACCGGCGCTTCGTCGAGCGACAACGTCTGCAACCGATAGAAGCGCCGGGACACCCCCTCCACCTCGGGGTCCACATAGTGAACCGCACCATCCTCGGCCGATACCGGCCCCAGATCATTCCAGTTCGTCAGATCGGGTGAAACCTCCAGTCGATAGCCGAGCCCGCGGTTTCCCGGCAGACACAAATGAAACAATCCGTCGGGAAGCAACTGGCAAGGCGGCCGAGACTGATCGTTGTCCAATATGACCACCACCCCCTGCGCAGGGCGTCCCAGACGATAGGCGGGCCAGCCAATACCCGGCTTCACCAGACCGCTATCTGCGGGGAGCAACTCGATGGAGACGGTTTCGATCCGCTCCACCTCTTGATCATCGGTCGGGCGAACCACCAGCCGCACACTCCCCACACCCGCAGGAATCACCACCTTCTCCGGTAACGTCGCGTAGTCCTTGGCTGGAACGGCACTTCCCCCAATCTTAAGTCCCACCGATAATTCATCGTCCATCGGACCCTGACGCCGGATCAAGAAGGTAGCCGTGGGAGTAGCCCACTCACTCGAACCTTCCGTGGCGATGGCATCCCGCGCCAGGATGCTGACCGTGGGCCGCAGGTCTGAAACCACTCGGATTGAAATTTCGGCGGTCAGAGTGGTGGCTCCACCGTTGTCATGCGCCACAGACGTGATCCCATACGATCCCTCCGCCACATTCTCCCAACGGAACGTGTGCGTGATCAAGGCGCCAGGTTCAGGTGCCTTGATAAAATCGATCCGGGAGTCGCCAATCTTTTCCTTGCCCAAGAAGAATTCGACCCACGGGACATAGCCGTCCGCATCGGCCGTCTGCACGACGATGTCGAACGATGCCGGCGCCTCAAACTCGCTGCCGCGAGCGGGGCTCACGATGTCGGCTTTAGGGGGGCGATTCTCGGGAGCCAAGCCATTATCACGAATCTGCACCTTGGCCGCATAGTCGGTTCCCAGCTCGTAACGCGGGATGAGAACCGGCGGGTCGATCGGAGGAAGAATCAGGTCGTCGGGGTTGGACCCGAGCACCAGAGGATCCGGAGGGAGGGAAATCGGCCATCGAACTAAAGTCACAACCACAGACTCATCTTCTTCGAGGAGACGATCGTAGAGTGGCACCACTTCGAGGAGCGTGGACTTGCTGCCGGCGGGGATCGTAGCCGTGTAAGCAAGCCGCCCATAGTCCACTCCATTGACCGCACTGCCACCCAGCCGATACATCACGGAAAGAGGCGCATCGAAGGGTGCGGTGCGGGAGACCACAGCATAGGCCTTGTCAACGCGCAGGATGTCGGGGTCCGCAGAGGAGGGCTCCGTAGCGACGTCATCCAAAGTGCTGATGCTCACCACCGGCAAGTTGACCGGCTTACCCTCTCCGTTATCCAACAACTCCACCTCCGCCACCGCAGGAGCTCCAACCTCATAGCTGGCCCAAAGAACACCGCCCAGGTCGATCCCCGGTAACCCAACCTCGGCCGGCTCGGGCAGCGTCAAGGGGTCGATGAGGGTCAAAACCACTGATTCGGGGGACTCCACGACTCCATCGTTGATCGGAGTCACATCGAGATCAATCGTTGACGCACCTTCGGGGATAACGATGGCGGAGCGGAGCGCCTGATAGTCGCTGCCATTCAACGCAGTTCCGCTCAGAGAATAGAAGACCCTCAAGGGGGCGGTGGTGGATCCCGTCCGAGCAATCCGGAACTGACCACGATCCAAGAGCAGGCGTTCGTTCGGAAGCGGGGTTCTCGGTTCTCTCGCCACCGCGTCCGCAGCAACGACCGAAACCTGCGGAGGGAAACCGTCAGTTACCGCCCCGTTGTCGAGGATGGTCCCTTGAGCCACCGCAGGTTGCCCCACGAGGTAACACTCGCGTGGGGGCGGGAAGATGGCGGGACAAATCGGGTACTCCAGGGCAACGACCACCGTCTCGGTCGATTCAGCCCGGTCGTCATCCAGGGGCATTACGGAAAGGCGAACGCTCGTAGAGCCTTTCGGAATGGTGATCAACCCGGAAAGCCGCTCATAGTCGCTGCCATTTTCCGCGCTGCCGGATAAGCGGTAGAAGATGGGTAAATCGAAATCGACCGGCCCCAGGCGTGAAACGACGAAGACGAGTGGATTCAACACGATGGGCCGCAGCATTCCAGGGGGAATTCTCTCAGGCTCAGCCCCTTCAGCATCCACCACAGCGATGCTTACCACTGGGCGTAGAGGGGGAGTGATCGGTGGATCGATAACCTGGGAGGACGCGGTCAAGACGGAGCCGAACAGACAAAGCCCGCAGGACAGAGCAGCCCAGCAGAGCGGGAGGCGGCATCGTTTCATAGAGTATAAGCAACGACTGGATAAGATGTTTGGCGCACCTCCGGGCAAAGGACTCCAAACTGATAGAACTTTCTAACGAATGAACAAAGAATCCATATCACGGCCGACGCAAAAGCACAAGAGGCAGGAGAGGGTGATCCGTAGGTAAGATCCAAGACACCCCGTGTTGGCTAATCACCCTCGGCTGACCCCAGGTCAAAATCAGCCGAATTCCCGGGAGAGACCCGACGTCAGTAATACCCATATGACCTACCGTCCTCTCCTGTGCGCCTTTGCCATGCTGGCAGCCGCCCTGTCATCCCCAGCCGCCCATCCGATCCCCGACGCCTACAAGATCTCCGGCTTCGCGGTCGGGTGCCAAGCCTACACGTTCAACCGCTTTAGCCTCTTCGAGGCTATTGAAAAAACCGACCAGGCTGGCGGACGAATCATCGAGTTTTATCCCGGACAGAAGCTGAGCCGGGAAGAACCCGGGGTTAAGTTTGACCACAACGCCTCCGACGAAGTGCTGGCCAAAGTCCGAGCGAAGCTGCTGCAGCACAAGATCAAGGTGGTCAACTACGGGGTCGTAGGCGTTCCCAAAGGGGAAGCCGAAGCACGCAAGATTTTCGAATTTGCCAAGAAAATGGAGCTCTATGCGGTGACGACCGAGTCATTGGATGCGCTGGATACCATTGAGAAAATGGTCAAGGAGTATGACATCAAGGTCGCTTTCCACGAACACGCCAAAAACCCCAGCCGCCCCGACTACAAGATCTGGGATCCGAACTACCTCGCATCCGTGCTCAAGGATCGTGATATGCGCATCGGTGCCTGCGCGGACACCGGCCATTGGGCAAGCTCCGGACTCAAGCCGGTGGAATGCCTGCGCATTCTCAAAGGCCGGATCGTCAGCACCCATCTCAAGGATCGGGCAGCGATCGGGTCGCACCTGCCCGACCAAGTCTACGGTTTGGGAGTCTCCGACGTGGCGGGATGCCTGAGCGAACTGAAAGCCCAAGGTTTCGACGGGAACATCTCCATTGAATACGAAAACAACTGGGACCACTCCGTGCCCGATGTGGCCCAATGCGTCGGCTTTATTCGGGGATGGGGGGGAAGGTAGTCCCCGAAGGCGCCACGCCGCCGGACGATCGATCCAAGCCCTCGAGGAAGAGCAATGTCCCGAGGGCCGCCGGGAGAGCGGCGTTCAGCTCCTGCATCATTTCCTCAATCTCACCGGCCGGCACCGCAAAGCGGCGACCGGCACTGTGAATGAAGCCCCGCATGACCTGCTGGGCGTAGCCTAAAAGCCCCTGACGCAACGGGACGCTGTAGATAGCCAGGGTCAGCCCAAAAACCAAGGTGTGCCAGCCCTCCGCTTGCTTGGCTTCGACGGCAGCCAAGTAACGCTGCAAAACCCTCACATCTCTTAACGGGCGCAATCGCTTCAACTGCGCCTGCCCCACACGGCGGCTGGCGGATGAGAGATGCTTGAGTCGCGGAGTCTCGGCGATCTTTCGGTCCAACTCGATCAACTCTCGGGTCCGCCCTTTGTCCGCATGGAGAAACGCCTGATGAATGATCGGCAGCTCCAGGG belongs to Verrucomicrobiales bacterium and includes:
- a CDS encoding amidohydrolase family protein, producing the protein MRLLQKSGDRREFLVASALAVAAIPLAERAAQAEAETSAEAKGLGGNEYGIVDIHQHTHYHARTDEAMLRHQRAMGIQHSILLPAGRLHGLAAQCGGNQTVVDFCRAHPKEFSFCANELPDIPEARGEIEKYLKLGAVGIAEQKFKVPCDGPSMIQIAELAREYRVPVLLHFEHGAYNLGFENFHRVLEKFPDVNFIGHAQTWWNNVGHVADPTDLYPKGVIRPGGLTDRYLRDYPNMYGDLSAGSGLNFLVRDEEFACAFLHRHQDKLIYGSDCADELGRGPGCQGAQTLAQVRKLLTDPHALRKVLRGNAVKVFQLKLK
- a CDS encoding sugar phosphate isomerase/epimerase, coding for MTYRPLLCAFAMLAAALSSPAAHPIPDAYKISGFAVGCQAYTFNRFSLFEAIEKTDQAGGRIIEFYPGQKLSREEPGVKFDHNASDEVLAKVRAKLLQHKIKVVNYGVVGVPKGEAEARKIFEFAKKMELYAVTTESLDALDTIEKMVKEYDIKVAFHEHAKNPSRPDYKIWDPNYLASVLKDRDMRIGACADTGHWASSGLKPVECLRILKGRIVSTHLKDRAAIGSHLPDQVYGLGVSDVAGCLSELKAQGFDGNISIEYENNWDHSVPDVAQCVGFIRGWGGR